One window of Globicephala melas chromosome 2, mGloMel1.2, whole genome shotgun sequence genomic DNA carries:
- the RCN2 gene encoding reticulocalbin-2 isoform X2, producing the protein MCPRLAGAMRLGPRPATLGLLLLCAAAAGAGEAEELHYPRGEHRADYDREALLGSQEEVDEYVKLTPEEQHKRLKSIIKKIDLDSDGFLTESELSSWIQMSFKHYAMQEAKQQFVEYDKNSDGSVSWDEYNIQMYDRVIDFDENTALDDTEEESFRQLHLKDKKRFEKANQDSGPGLNLEEFIAFEHPEEVDYMTEFVIQEALEEHDKNGDGFVSLEEFLGDYRRDPTNEDPEWILVEKDRFLNDYDKDADGRLDPQELLSWVVPNNQGIAQEEALHLIDEVDLNSDRKLSEAEILENQDLFLTSEATDYGRQLQDEYFYHDEL; encoded by the exons ATGTGTCCGCGGCTGGCCGGCGCGATGCGGCTGGGCCCGAGGCCCGCCACGCTGGGGCTGCTCCTGCTGTGCGCCGCGGCAGCCGGCGCCGGGGAGGCCGAGGAGTTGCACTACCCACGGGGAGAACACCGCGCCGACTACGACCGCGAGGCGCTGCTGGGCAGCCAG GAAGAAGTCGATGAATATGTTAAACTCACCCCCGAAGAGCAACACAAAAGACTGAAGTCAATCATAAAGAAAATTGACTTGGACTCAGATGGCTTTCTCACCGAAA GTGAACTCAGTTCATGGATTCAAATGTCTTTTAAACATTATGCTATGCAAGAAGCGAAACAACAGTTTGTTGAATATGATAAAAACAGTGATGGTAGTGTGTCGTGGGATGAATACAATATTCAGATGTATGATCGCGTAATCGACTTTGATGAGAACACTGCTCTGGATGATACAGAAGAGGAGTCTTTTAGGCAG cttCATTTAAAAGACAAGAAGAGATTTGAAAAAGCTAACCAGGATTCAGGTCCTGGTTTGAATCTTGAAGAATTTATTGCTTTTGAGCATCCTGAAGAAGTTGATTACATGACG GAATTTGTCATTCAAGAGGCTTTAGAAGAACATGACAAAAATGGTGATGGATTTGTTAGTTTGGAAGAATTTCTTGGTGACTACAGGCGGGACCCAA CAAATGAAGATCCAGAGTGGATACTCGTTGAGAAAGATAGATTCCTGAATGATTATGACAAAGATGCTGACGGCAGGCTTGATCCCCAAGAGCTGTTGTCTTGGGTAGTACCCAACAATCAAGGCATTGCACAAGAAGAG gctcTTCATCTAATTGATGAAGTGGATTTGAATAGTGACAGAAAGCTGTCTGAAGCAGAGATTCTGGAGAACCAGGACTTGTTTCTTACCAGCGAAGCCACAGATTATGGCAGACAGCTTCAGGATGAATATTTCTATCACGATGAGCTTTAA
- the RCN2 gene encoding reticulocalbin-2 isoform X1, giving the protein MCPRLAGAMRLGPRPATLGLLLLCAAAAGAGEAEELHYPRGEHRADYDREALLGSQEEVDEYVKLTPEEQHKRLKSIIKKIDLDSDGFLTESELSSWIQMSFKHYAMQEAKQQFVEYDKNSDGSVSWDEYNIQMYDRVIDFDENTALDDTEEESFRQLHLKDKKRFEKANQDSGPGLNLEEFIAFEHPEEVDYMTEFVIQEALEEHDKNGDGFVSLEEFLGDYRRDPTANEDPEWILVEKDRFLNDYDKDADGRLDPQELLSWVVPNNQGIAQEEALHLIDEVDLNSDRKLSEAEILENQDLFLTSEATDYGRQLQDEYFYHDEL; this is encoded by the exons ATGTGTCCGCGGCTGGCCGGCGCGATGCGGCTGGGCCCGAGGCCCGCCACGCTGGGGCTGCTCCTGCTGTGCGCCGCGGCAGCCGGCGCCGGGGAGGCCGAGGAGTTGCACTACCCACGGGGAGAACACCGCGCCGACTACGACCGCGAGGCGCTGCTGGGCAGCCAG GAAGAAGTCGATGAATATGTTAAACTCACCCCCGAAGAGCAACACAAAAGACTGAAGTCAATCATAAAGAAAATTGACTTGGACTCAGATGGCTTTCTCACCGAAA GTGAACTCAGTTCATGGATTCAAATGTCTTTTAAACATTATGCTATGCAAGAAGCGAAACAACAGTTTGTTGAATATGATAAAAACAGTGATGGTAGTGTGTCGTGGGATGAATACAATATTCAGATGTATGATCGCGTAATCGACTTTGATGAGAACACTGCTCTGGATGATACAGAAGAGGAGTCTTTTAGGCAG cttCATTTAAAAGACAAGAAGAGATTTGAAAAAGCTAACCAGGATTCAGGTCCTGGTTTGAATCTTGAAGAATTTATTGCTTTTGAGCATCCTGAAGAAGTTGATTACATGACG GAATTTGTCATTCAAGAGGCTTTAGAAGAACATGACAAAAATGGTGATGGATTTGTTAGTTTGGAAGAATTTCTTGGTGACTACAGGCGGGACCCAA caGCAAATGAAGATCCAGAGTGGATACTCGTTGAGAAAGATAGATTCCTGAATGATTATGACAAAGATGCTGACGGCAGGCTTGATCCCCAAGAGCTGTTGTCTTGGGTAGTACCCAACAATCAAGGCATTGCACAAGAAGAG gctcTTCATCTAATTGATGAAGTGGATTTGAATAGTGACAGAAAGCTGTCTGAAGCAGAGATTCTGGAGAACCAGGACTTGTTTCTTACCAGCGAAGCCACAGATTATGGCAGACAGCTTCAGGATGAATATTTCTATCACGATGAGCTTTAA